In Halosimplex halophilum, the genomic stretch GCGGTCGTACTCGCGGGACTCCTGCTGACGGGCACCTACGGCGGGCTGGTCGCCAACGCCGGCGCCGTCGACCGGGCGGTCACCGGCGCCTACATGGGCGACCGCATCGAGAGCGAGTACCAGCCCGGCAAGGCCGAGGTGACCGTCACCGGCTTCGAGCGCACCCGCTACCAGCGGATCACCACCTACCGCCGCGACGTGGCCGGCGACCCCGGCACCGATACCTGCCTGCGCCTGGACAGCGCGATCCAGCTCTGCGAGAGCTGGGTCGACTCCTACCACGCCGGCCTCGTCGACGTGCCGCTGTCCGCCTACGTCGACGACACGGGGACCGTCCGCGCGGACCCGCGGGCGACCGCCCGCGCCTCCGTGGCCGCCGATACTGAGTCGGATGCGGCCGGCAACGCCTCGTTCGACGTGTTGCTCGTCGGGGGCGGCGACTACATCGCCGTCGACCGCCTGCGCGACTACGGCGTGAGCGTCGACCAGGTGGACATCGACGGGGAGTTCCTCGCCTACTCCCGCGAGGAGTCGGCGTTCGCCCGCTACAACGACGACGCCTACGCGTACGACCGGCTGAACACCACCGTCGGCGACGCGTACAACTACCTGCGGGGGTCGGAGAAGGACTACGACCTGATCCTGCTGGACGTGCCCGGCGCCCGCAGCGACGACGCCCTGGCGCTGTACTCGACGGAGTTCTACAGCCTCCTTCGAGACCACCTGACCGACGACGGCGTCGTCGCCACGTGGGCCTACTCGAAGTACTGGTACGCCCAGCACCACAAGGTGTACGTCAACACCGTCCGCGAGGCGGGCTTCGACCGATACCTCCCCTACTCGGTGTACGAGGACCCCGACGGCGACGACCGGCTGGAGCGCGGCGAGCGCTTCTACCTGCTGTCGGACGGCCCGACGCCGAGCCCGAACGTCTCGCGGGCCCGCAGCGACTACCTCGACGCCGTCGCCGGCCGCTACGAGGGCCTGGAGTGGCGGCGAGTCCCCGCCTACCGCGGCGTCGAGCCGAACAGCGTCTTCGACCCCAACTACGACGTGATCGTCGACCCATGACAGAGACCCTCCAGTTCGTCCACGGACCGGCCCCGCCGACCGACGACGTGCGCGTGTTCGACTCGCTGACCCGCGAGTTCCTGGGCGCCGACTTCACCTTCCGCGTCGTCGGCAGCTCCCACTACGTCAGCGCCCCCGCCTACGACTTTTACGAGCTGTCCACCTGCGACCCCGTCGACGCCGACGGCGCGACGACCCTCCGCCTCGACGGCCCGACGGTGGCCGCTTCCGGGTCGGACCGCTCCGCCGACGAGGGTCGCCGCCGCCTCACCTACGCGGCCGACGGCCTCCGCTGTGCGACGCTCGTCGAGCGGCGCCCGCTCGCGGCGTTCCCGGCCGACGAGCGGTTCGACCTCTCCTACCGCTTCGGCGAGGACGCCTACACGACGGTCGACATCGGCGCCGACGGCTACGAGACCTACCACACGTACCCCGAGTTCGACCTCGCGCTCTTCACGCGGACGACCTTCGAGTCCGTCCCCGGCGGCGCGGTCGCGGAGGCGCTCGACGGCGACGCGCGACACCGCGCGGACCGGACCGGCCAGCCGACGGACTGACCCCGGTCGGGCCCGCCGGCGTCAGCAATATTTATATTCCGGGCTTCTCGTGTGAGAAAGTATGACAGATAGAGGGGACGGGAGCCCGGACTCCGGCGCGGTCGAGGCGCCCGGAGCGGCCGCCGACGCCCGGGAACCCGGAGACGGCCCGGCGGCGGCCGCCGAGGTCCTGCACCTCTCGCCCGACGAGCGGGCCGAGCGGGGGGTCGACGACGACGACGTGCGCGCGGCGTTCCTGACGGTCGTCCGCGAGGGCGACGCCGAGGCGAAGGACCTGCGGGGCGTCGAGTTGCCCGCGATCAAACTGGACCGGCTGACCGTCGAGGGGGCCGACCGCCACCCGGTCGACCTCCGGGGCGCGACCGTCGAGTCGCTGTCGGCGACGTTCGCGACGATCCGCCTGCCGCTCCGGCTGGACGAGGCGACCGTCGGCGACGTGACGCTCGACGAGGCCCACGTCGAGGAGGCCGTGCTGGCCGACGGCGCGACCGTGACCGGCGACTTCGAGGCGTTCGAGGCGACGTTCGCCGGCGACGTGGAGTTCGAGGGGGCGACCTTCGAGGGGCGGTTCGACGTCGACGAGTCGACGTTCACGAACGACGTGAGCTTCGACGGCGCGACCTTCGAGGGGGTCGCCGAGGCGCGGGGCGCCGAGTTCTACGGCGCCTCGAACCTCCTCGACGACAACACCAGCTTCACCGGCGCGACGTTCGCGGCCCTGGCGGACTTCCGGCAGACGACGTTCGGCTTCACCCACTTCGAGCGGGCGACCTTCGCCGGCGAGGCGGACTTCCAGGAGGCCCGCTTCGACGGCGACGCCGAGTTCGACGAGGCCGTCTTCGAGGGGTTCGCCGACTTCGACGAGGCCCGCTTCGACGGCGACACCGGGTTCGCCGACGTGGCCTTCGAGGGGGACGCCGACTTCCGCGGGGCGGCCTTCTCCGGCCGCGAGCGCGCGCTCGACGAGGACGCCACCTTCGAGCGCTCGACGTTCGCCGGCGACGCCGACTTCCGCCACGCCCGCTTCCGGTTCGTCACCTTCGGGGAGGTGGCCTTCGAGGGGGTCGCGCACTTCGAGGAGGCGGAGTTCGACGCCGACGCGACGTTCGCCGACGCGACGTTCGCCGCCGAGGCGGACTTCGACGAGGCGCGGTTCCGCGAGGACGCCGACTTCTCGGGCGTCGCGTTCGCCGCCCGCGCCGTCTTCCGCGGCGCGGAGTTCGCCGGCGGCGCGAACTTCCTGGAGGACGACCTGACCTTCGAGGGGGCGCGTTTCGGCGCCGACGCCGACTTCCACAACGCCGAGATCACCTCGGCGAACTTCGTCGACACGGCCTTCGGCGGCGAGATCGACTTCAGCGGCGCCCGCTTCTCCGAGCGCATCGACTTCGAGGCCAGCCAGGTCGAGGGCGACGCCTGGGTGGACTTCACCCGCGCGAAGATCCGGAGCGGCGAGATCGCCCAGCCCGCCGACGACTGGGTGCGCTACGACCTGACGCTCGCCTCCCTCGGCGACGTGGACCTGGTCGCCGCCGACGGGGACCACCGGCGCCTGCTGGACTTCTTCCGCTTTTGCCGCACGGAGTTCACCGAGTTCGACGGCCACGAGTTCGACTTCAGCGGCCACCGGCAGTACCTCGACCGCAACGCCTGGGCCATCCACGAGTTCCACGAACCGCCCGACGCCGACCCCGACTACGCCCTGGAGATGACCCCCGAGGTGATCGAGACCACCTACCTCAAGGCCAAACAGAGCGCCGCGGCCGTCGGCGACATGAAGGTCGCCGGCGAGTTCCGGGTCAAGCGCCAGCAGTTCAGCCGCAGGGAGAACCTGCGAGTCGTCCGCGACAGCTCTCAGGGGCTGTGGACCCGCGTCAAGAACCTCGGCCGCGCCAGCGAGAACTACTTCCTCGGCGTCACCTGCGGCCACGGGATGCGCCCCATCCGGATCGGCTTCGCGTTCGTCCTCGCGCCGCTGCTGTACGTCCCCCTCTACGCGTTCGGCGGCGGCCCGTTCCGGACCGCCGCGGGCCAGCTCTCCGTCGCCGAGGCGGCCACGGCGGAAGGGCTGGCGACACTGTTCGACGTGGCCCGGTTCAGCTACATCTCCTACACCACCATCGGCTACGGCTTCCTCGGCCCGGAGGGGCGGGCCGCGGAGGTACTGGCCGCCAGCGAGGCGTACCTCAGCGTCGTCCTCTCGGCGCTTCTGGTCTACGCGCTGGTCAAGCGCTCGGAGATGTGACGGTCACCGCCGGGCGACGAACACCGTCCGGCGGTCGTCGGGTCCGTACCCCTCGCGGGTCTCGACGGCGAGCCCCGTGTCGTCGAGCGCCGCCGCGACCGCCTCGTCGTCA encodes the following:
- a CDS encoding spermidine synthase; the encoded protein is MAPDSDDARGAGETPARPADEEPRLSGPLVTDRRLLLALTFVVAFCSIAYELVYSELLTVFYGGTVLRYSITIGLYLFSMGVGSFLSAHLDDPAGNFLRTEVYLALAGPAGAGFMIALNSFPDATLTVGRLALKEPLTLGLAHVPILVVGVLSGFEIPLLNELVEHREETLFAALGGIYPRRIVRGVLGTFFSLTEPEGRSVSEVLGVDYLGGLAGTVVYALVLYPSYGLVVSVLVLGLLNGVAALAFAAWSARAPADRGADRSFSLARWRAVVLAGLLLTGTYGGLVANAGAVDRAVTGAYMGDRIESEYQPGKAEVTVTGFERTRYQRITTYRRDVAGDPGTDTCLRLDSAIQLCESWVDSYHAGLVDVPLSAYVDDTGTVRADPRATARASVAADTESDAAGNASFDVLLVGGGDYIAVDRLRDYGVSVDQVDIDGEFLAYSREESAFARYNDDAYAYDRLNTTVGDAYNYLRGSEKDYDLILLDVPGARSDDALALYSTEFYSLLRDHLTDDGVVATWAYSKYWYAQHHKVYVNTVREAGFDRYLPYSVYEDPDGDDRLERGERFYLLSDGPTPSPNVSRARSDYLDAVAGRYEGLEWRRVPAYRGVEPNSVFDPNYDVIVDP
- a CDS encoding pentapeptide repeat-containing protein, with protein sequence MTDRGDGSPDSGAVEAPGAAADAREPGDGPAAAAEVLHLSPDERAERGVDDDDVRAAFLTVVREGDAEAKDLRGVELPAIKLDRLTVEGADRHPVDLRGATVESLSATFATIRLPLRLDEATVGDVTLDEAHVEEAVLADGATVTGDFEAFEATFAGDVEFEGATFEGRFDVDESTFTNDVSFDGATFEGVAEARGAEFYGASNLLDDNTSFTGATFAALADFRQTTFGFTHFERATFAGEADFQEARFDGDAEFDEAVFEGFADFDEARFDGDTGFADVAFEGDADFRGAAFSGRERALDEDATFERSTFAGDADFRHARFRFVTFGEVAFEGVAHFEEAEFDADATFADATFAAEADFDEARFREDADFSGVAFAARAVFRGAEFAGGANFLEDDLTFEGARFGADADFHNAEITSANFVDTAFGGEIDFSGARFSERIDFEASQVEGDAWVDFTRAKIRSGEIAQPADDWVRYDLTLASLGDVDLVAADGDHRRLLDFFRFCRTEFTEFDGHEFDFSGHRQYLDRNAWAIHEFHEPPDADPDYALEMTPEVIETTYLKAKQSAAAVGDMKVAGEFRVKRQQFSRRENLRVVRDSSQGLWTRVKNLGRASENYFLGVTCGHGMRPIRIGFAFVLAPLLYVPLYAFGGGPFRTAAGQLSVAEAATAEGLATLFDVARFSYISYTTIGYGFLGPEGRAAEVLAASEAYLSVVLSALLVYALVKRSEM